In one Trichosurus vulpecula isolate mTriVul1 chromosome 8, mTriVul1.pri, whole genome shotgun sequence genomic region, the following are encoded:
- the NEDD8 gene encoding NEDD8: MLIKVKTLTGKEIEIDIEPTDKVERIKERVEEKEGIPPQQQRLIYSGKQMNDEKTAADYKIQGGSVLHLVLALRGGGGLGR; encoded by the exons ATGCTGATCAAAGTGAAG ACGCtgacaggaaaggaaattgaGATCGACATTGAACCCACAGACAAG GTGGAACGGATCAAAGAGCgggtggaagagaaagaaggaattccCCCACAGCAGCAGCGACTCATCTACAGTGGCAAACAGAT gaaCGACGAGAAGACGGCTGCTGATTACAAGATTCAGGGAGGCTCAGTCCTCCATTTGGTGTTGGCTCTTCGTGGGGGAGGTGGCCTTGGGCGGTGA
- the TINF2 gene encoding TERF1-interacting nuclear factor 2 isoform X3, translating to MSVPSEAGVASLRLAAAAAWWVVRRRVSAHYPRVLQLLGALKAAAPGLVRRRHHARLCLGLRAKVVVEMILEGQPWSLVLDALNHHFPESGPAECGSEAQTMRDLKIVEAHEAFYQRVKQLAEHPEDFAIQLQELEQEYGEPFLVALEKLLFEYLCQLEKTLPVLQLQELKEVLRGMQSETLVPLPLALTQYCMDMGWLLQESPLFTSVRGTEPQEQSSLPSPQLDPVPTTKPSTPFPQGQDLRKPPEALTGRDFNLAPLGRRQIQANCASARGGHKNRPTVMLFPFRSMCLPVKDVIMHGNNKEHGQPMADPAGTMATRNCLDYSLEPLRLPLPAVGAREPVCSPSLCSPVVTIGDLVLDSDDEGNGQRGGKKFLESYQKTKFGTLIPTFFEYLSPVEQSSVLAQAPSCGQTGPIKTQWLRSL from the exons ATGTCCGTCCCCTCGGAAGCCGGCGTTGCTTCACTGCGATTGGCTGCGGCCGCTGCCTGGTGGGTGGTGCGGAGGCGCGTTTCGGCTCACTACCCCCGAGTGCTGCAGCTGCTGGGAGCCCTGAAGGCCGCTGCGCCGGGTCTGGTACGCCGCCGGCACCATGCGCGGCTCTGCTTGGGGCTGCGGGCCAAG GTGGTTGTGGAGATGATCTTGGAGGGCCAGCCCTGGTCCCTGGTCCTGGATGCCTTAAACCATCATTTCCCAGAGTCTGGCCCAGCCGAGTGTGGCTCCGAGGCG CAGACTATGCGGGATCTGAAGATTGTGGAAGCACATGAGGCCTTTTACCAACGAGTGAAACAGCTGGCAGAGCATCCTGAAGACTTTGCCATTCAGCTGCAG GAACTGGAACAAGAATATGGAGAACCCTTCTTAGTTGCCCTGGAAAAGTTATTATTTGAATACCTGTGCCAATTGGAGAAGACACTACCTGTGTTACAGTTGCAAgag CTTAAGGAAGTATTAAGAGGAATGCAATCTGAAACCTTGGTCCCCCTTCCCCTTGCCCTGACTCAGTATTGCATGGACATGGGGTGGCTACTTCAAG agTCCCCTCTTTTTACTTCAGTGAGGGGGACAGAACCCCAAGAGCAGAGTTCTCTACCTTCTCCCCAGCTGGATCCTGTTCCCACAACCAAACCCAGCACTCCCTTTCcccaggggcaggatttgaggAAACCCCCAGAGGCCCTTACTGGTCGGGACTTCAACCTGGCCCCTTTAGGCCGCCGGCAAATCCAGGCAAATTGTGCATCTGCCAGGGGAGGTCATAAGAACCGGCCCACTGTCATGCTCTTCCCATTCCGAAGTATGTGCCTACCAGTCAAGGATGTAATTATGCATGGGAACAATAAAGAACATGGGCAGCCCATGGCAGATCCAGCAGGCACCATGGCCACAAG GAACTGCCTGGATTACTCCCTGGAGCCCTTGAGGCTGCCATTACCTGCTGTTGGGGCCAGGGAGCCAG TGTGTTCCCCATCTCTGTGCAGCCCTGTGGTTACCATAGGGGACTTGGTTCTGGACTCTGATGATGAAGGGAATGGccagaggggagggaag AAGTTTCTTGAAAGCTATCAGAAGACGAAGTTTGGCACCCTGATCCCCACCTTCTTCGAATACCTCTCCCCTGTTGAGCAAAGTTCTGTACTTGCCCAGGCCCCTTCCTGTGGCCAGACTGGCCCCATTAAGACCCAGTGGCTTAGGTCTCTTTGA
- the GMPR2 gene encoding GMP reductase 2 → MPHIDNDVKLDFKDVLLRPKRSTLKSRSEVDLTRSFVFRNSKQMYTGIPIIAANMDTVGTFEMAKVLCKFSLFTAIHKHYSLEQWKEFASQNPDCLEHLAASSGTGPSDFEQLQQILEAIPQVKYICLDVANGYSEHFVEFLKDVRKRFPQHTIMAGNVVTGEMVEELILSGADIIKVGIGPGSVCTTRKKTGVGYPQLSAVMECADAAHGLKGHIISDGGCSCPGDVAKAFGAGADFVMLGGMLAGHTESGGELIRRNGKEYKLFYGMSSEVAMKKYAGGVAEYRASEGRTVEVPFKGEVEHTIRDILGGIRSTCTYVGAAKLKELSRRTTFIRVTQQVNPIFGDES, encoded by the exons ATGCCTCACATAGATAATGACGTGAAGCTCGACTTCAAGGATGTCCTGCTGAGGCCCAAGCGAAGCACCCTTAAGTCCCGCAGTGAG GTGGATCTCACAAGGTCCTTTGTATTCCGGAATTCAAAGCAGATGTACACAGGAATCCCCATCATTGCTGCCAACATGGATACTGTTGGCACCTTTGAGATGGCCAAGGTGCTTTGTAAG TTCTCTCTGTTCACGGCCATCCACAAACACTACAGCCTTGAGCAGTGGAAGGAATTTGCTAGTCAGAATCCGGACTGTCTAGAG CATCTGGCTGCCAGCTCAGGAACAGGCCCTTCAGACTTTGAGCAACTACAACAAATCCTTGAAGCAATTCCCCAAGTGAAATACATCTGCCTGGATGTAGCCAATGGCTATTCAGAGCATTTTGTGGAATTCCTGAAGGATGTTAGAAAACGCTTCCCCCAGCACACTATCATG GCTGGGAATGTGGTGACTGGGGAGATGGTGGAGGAGCTGATCTTGTCTGGGGCTGACATTATCAAAGTAGGAATTGGACCAG GCTCTGTGTGTACTACACGAAAGAAGACAGGGGTGGGCTACCCACAGCTCAGTGCTGTGATGGAATGTGCTGATGCTGCCCATGGCCTCAAAGGCCACATCATTTCT GATGGAGGCTGCAGTTGTCCTGGAGATGTGGCTAAGGCTTTTG GAGCAGGTGCTGACTTTGTGATGTTGGGTGGCATGCTGGCTGGTCACACTGAGTCAGGTGGTGAACTAATCAGGAGGAATGGCAAGGAATACAAACTTTTTTATGGAATGAGCTCTGAGGTAGCCATGAAGAAATATGCTGGAGGTGTTGCTGAGTACAG GGCTTCAGAAGGAAGAACAGTAGAGGTACCCTTCAAAGGTGAGGTAGAACATACCATCCGGGACATCCTTGGAGGGATTCGTTCCACATGCACTTACGTTGGGGCAGCCAAGCTAAAGGAGCTCAGCCGACGCACTACTTTCATCCGGGTCACCCAGCAGGTGAATCCCATCTTCGGTGATGAGAGCTAG
- the TINF2 gene encoding TERF1-interacting nuclear factor 2 isoform X1, producing the protein MSVPSEAGVASLRLAAAAAWWVVRRRVSAHYPRVLQLLGALKAAAPGLVRRRHHARLCLGLRAKVVVEMILEGQPWSLVLDALNHHFPESGPAECGSEAQTMRDLKIVEAHEAFYQRVKQLAEHPEDFAIQLQELEQEYGEPFLVALEKLLFEYLCQLEKTLPVLQLQELKEVLRGMQSETLVPLPLALTQYCMDMGWLLQESPLFTSVRGTEPQEQSSLPSPQLDPVPTTKPSTPFPQGQDLRKPPEALTGRDFNLAPLGRRQIQANCASARGGHKNRPTVMLFPFRSMCLPVKDVIMHGNNKEHGQPMADPAGTMATRSVLHGKHRNSARSLRGRAQEQGNWKSDEPSSDQKENCLDYSLEPLRLPLPAVGAREPVCSPSLCSPVVTIGDLVLDSDDEGNGQRGGKKFLESYQKTKFGTLIPTFFEYLSPVEQSSVLAQAPSCGQTGPIKTQWLRSL; encoded by the exons ATGTCCGTCCCCTCGGAAGCCGGCGTTGCTTCACTGCGATTGGCTGCGGCCGCTGCCTGGTGGGTGGTGCGGAGGCGCGTTTCGGCTCACTACCCCCGAGTGCTGCAGCTGCTGGGAGCCCTGAAGGCCGCTGCGCCGGGTCTGGTACGCCGCCGGCACCATGCGCGGCTCTGCTTGGGGCTGCGGGCCAAG GTGGTTGTGGAGATGATCTTGGAGGGCCAGCCCTGGTCCCTGGTCCTGGATGCCTTAAACCATCATTTCCCAGAGTCTGGCCCAGCCGAGTGTGGCTCCGAGGCG CAGACTATGCGGGATCTGAAGATTGTGGAAGCACATGAGGCCTTTTACCAACGAGTGAAACAGCTGGCAGAGCATCCTGAAGACTTTGCCATTCAGCTGCAG GAACTGGAACAAGAATATGGAGAACCCTTCTTAGTTGCCCTGGAAAAGTTATTATTTGAATACCTGTGCCAATTGGAGAAGACACTACCTGTGTTACAGTTGCAAgag CTTAAGGAAGTATTAAGAGGAATGCAATCTGAAACCTTGGTCCCCCTTCCCCTTGCCCTGACTCAGTATTGCATGGACATGGGGTGGCTACTTCAAG agTCCCCTCTTTTTACTTCAGTGAGGGGGACAGAACCCCAAGAGCAGAGTTCTCTACCTTCTCCCCAGCTGGATCCTGTTCCCACAACCAAACCCAGCACTCCCTTTCcccaggggcaggatttgaggAAACCCCCAGAGGCCCTTACTGGTCGGGACTTCAACCTGGCCCCTTTAGGCCGCCGGCAAATCCAGGCAAATTGTGCATCTGCCAGGGGAGGTCATAAGAACCGGCCCACTGTCATGCTCTTCCCATTCCGAAGTATGTGCCTACCAGTCAAGGATGTAATTATGCATGGGAACAATAAAGAACATGGGCAGCCCATGGCAGATCCAGCAGGCACCATGGCCACAAGGTCAGTCCTTCATGGAAAGCACAGAAATTCAGCTCGTTCCCTCCGAGGGAGGGCTCAGGAGCAGGGGAACTGGAAGTCCGATGAGCCCTCCTCAGACCAAAAGGA GAACTGCCTGGATTACTCCCTGGAGCCCTTGAGGCTGCCATTACCTGCTGTTGGGGCCAGGGAGCCAG TGTGTTCCCCATCTCTGTGCAGCCCTGTGGTTACCATAGGGGACTTGGTTCTGGACTCTGATGATGAAGGGAATGGccagaggggagggaag AAGTTTCTTGAAAGCTATCAGAAGACGAAGTTTGGCACCCTGATCCCCACCTTCTTCGAATACCTCTCCCCTGTTGAGCAAAGTTCTGTACTTGCCCAGGCCCCTTCCTGTGGCCAGACTGGCCCCATTAAGACCCAGTGGCTTAGGTCTCTTTGA
- the TINF2 gene encoding TERF1-interacting nuclear factor 2 isoform X2, with translation MSVPSEAGVASLRLAAAAAWWVVRRRVSAHYPRVLQLLGALKAAAPGLVRRRHHARLCLGLRAKVVVEMILEGQPWSLVLDALNHHFPESGPAECGSEATMRDLKIVEAHEAFYQRVKQLAEHPEDFAIQLQELEQEYGEPFLVALEKLLFEYLCQLEKTLPVLQLQELKEVLRGMQSETLVPLPLALTQYCMDMGWLLQESPLFTSVRGTEPQEQSSLPSPQLDPVPTTKPSTPFPQGQDLRKPPEALTGRDFNLAPLGRRQIQANCASARGGHKNRPTVMLFPFRSMCLPVKDVIMHGNNKEHGQPMADPAGTMATRSVLHGKHRNSARSLRGRAQEQGNWKSDEPSSDQKENCLDYSLEPLRLPLPAVGAREPVCSPSLCSPVVTIGDLVLDSDDEGNGQRGGKKFLESYQKTKFGTLIPTFFEYLSPVEQSSVLAQAPSCGQTGPIKTQWLRSL, from the exons ATGTCCGTCCCCTCGGAAGCCGGCGTTGCTTCACTGCGATTGGCTGCGGCCGCTGCCTGGTGGGTGGTGCGGAGGCGCGTTTCGGCTCACTACCCCCGAGTGCTGCAGCTGCTGGGAGCCCTGAAGGCCGCTGCGCCGGGTCTGGTACGCCGCCGGCACCATGCGCGGCTCTGCTTGGGGCTGCGGGCCAAG GTGGTTGTGGAGATGATCTTGGAGGGCCAGCCCTGGTCCCTGGTCCTGGATGCCTTAAACCATCATTTCCCAGAGTCTGGCCCAGCCGAGTGTGGCTCCGAGGCG ACTATGCGGGATCTGAAGATTGTGGAAGCACATGAGGCCTTTTACCAACGAGTGAAACAGCTGGCAGAGCATCCTGAAGACTTTGCCATTCAGCTGCAG GAACTGGAACAAGAATATGGAGAACCCTTCTTAGTTGCCCTGGAAAAGTTATTATTTGAATACCTGTGCCAATTGGAGAAGACACTACCTGTGTTACAGTTGCAAgag CTTAAGGAAGTATTAAGAGGAATGCAATCTGAAACCTTGGTCCCCCTTCCCCTTGCCCTGACTCAGTATTGCATGGACATGGGGTGGCTACTTCAAG agTCCCCTCTTTTTACTTCAGTGAGGGGGACAGAACCCCAAGAGCAGAGTTCTCTACCTTCTCCCCAGCTGGATCCTGTTCCCACAACCAAACCCAGCACTCCCTTTCcccaggggcaggatttgaggAAACCCCCAGAGGCCCTTACTGGTCGGGACTTCAACCTGGCCCCTTTAGGCCGCCGGCAAATCCAGGCAAATTGTGCATCTGCCAGGGGAGGTCATAAGAACCGGCCCACTGTCATGCTCTTCCCATTCCGAAGTATGTGCCTACCAGTCAAGGATGTAATTATGCATGGGAACAATAAAGAACATGGGCAGCCCATGGCAGATCCAGCAGGCACCATGGCCACAAGGTCAGTCCTTCATGGAAAGCACAGAAATTCAGCTCGTTCCCTCCGAGGGAGGGCTCAGGAGCAGGGGAACTGGAAGTCCGATGAGCCCTCCTCAGACCAAAAGGA GAACTGCCTGGATTACTCCCTGGAGCCCTTGAGGCTGCCATTACCTGCTGTTGGGGCCAGGGAGCCAG TGTGTTCCCCATCTCTGTGCAGCCCTGTGGTTACCATAGGGGACTTGGTTCTGGACTCTGATGATGAAGGGAATGGccagaggggagggaag AAGTTTCTTGAAAGCTATCAGAAGACGAAGTTTGGCACCCTGATCCCCACCTTCTTCGAATACCTCTCCCCTGTTGAGCAAAGTTCTGTACTTGCCCAGGCCCCTTCCTGTGGCCAGACTGGCCCCATTAAGACCCAGTGGCTTAGGTCTCTTTGA
- the LOC118827891 gene encoding magnesium-dependent phosphatase 1-like — protein sequence MARLPKLVVFDLDYTLWPFWVDTHVEPPFHRNRDGNVRDSNGKIIRLYPEVPAVLERLHGLGVTVAAASRTGEIQGANQLLELFDLTKYFAHKEIYPGCKITHFERLQQKSGVPYSEMIFFDDEKRNIVDVSKLGVTCIHVQSEMSLHTLTKGLETFAKS from the exons ATGGCCCGCCTCCCGAAGCTGGTAGTCTTCGACCTGG ATTACACTCTCTGGCCGTTCTGGGTTGACACTCACGTGGAGCCCCCATTCCATAGAAACAG GGATGGGAATGTGCGGGATAGCAACGGGAAGATCATTAGGCTATACCCAGAGGTGCCCGCTGTCCTGGAACGTCTGCATGGCCTGGGGGTGACTGTCGCGGCTGCCTCCCG GACCGGTGAGATTCAAGGAGCCAATCAGCTCTTGGAGCTTTTTGACCTCACCAAATATTTTGCACACAAGGAAATCTATCCAGGCTGCAAGATCACACACTTTGAGAG ATTGCAGCAGAAGAGTGGCGTCCCCTACTCTGAAATGATCTTCTTTGATGACGAGAAGCGGAACATTGTAGATGTCAGCAAACTGG GTGTCACCTGTATTCATGTCCAGAGTGAAATGAGTCTGCACACTCTGACTAAAGGCCTAGAAACATTTGCAAAGTCTTGA
- the TINF2 gene encoding TERF1-interacting nuclear factor 2 isoform X5 yields MSVPSEAGVASLRLAAAAAWWVVRRRVSAHYPRVLQLLGALKAAAPGLVRRRHHARLCLGLRAKVVVEMILEGQPWSLVLDALNHHFPESGPAECGSEATMRDLKIVEAHEAFYQRVKQLAEHPEDFAIQLQELEQEYGEPFLVALEKLLFEYLCQLEKTLPVLQLQELKEVLRGMQSETLVPLPLALTQYCMDMGWLLQESPLFTSVRGTEPQEQSSLPSPQLDPVPTTKPSTPFPQGQDLRKPPEALTGRDFNLAPLGRRQIQANCASARGGHKNRPTVMLFPFRSMCLPVKDVIMHGNNKEHGQPMADPAGTMATRSVLHGKHRNSARSLRGRAQEQGNWKSDEPSSDQKENCLDYSLEPLRLPLPAVGAREPVCSPSLCSPVVTIGDLVLDSDDEGNGQRGGKPVIKF; encoded by the exons ATGTCCGTCCCCTCGGAAGCCGGCGTTGCTTCACTGCGATTGGCTGCGGCCGCTGCCTGGTGGGTGGTGCGGAGGCGCGTTTCGGCTCACTACCCCCGAGTGCTGCAGCTGCTGGGAGCCCTGAAGGCCGCTGCGCCGGGTCTGGTACGCCGCCGGCACCATGCGCGGCTCTGCTTGGGGCTGCGGGCCAAG GTGGTTGTGGAGATGATCTTGGAGGGCCAGCCCTGGTCCCTGGTCCTGGATGCCTTAAACCATCATTTCCCAGAGTCTGGCCCAGCCGAGTGTGGCTCCGAGGCG ACTATGCGGGATCTGAAGATTGTGGAAGCACATGAGGCCTTTTACCAACGAGTGAAACAGCTGGCAGAGCATCCTGAAGACTTTGCCATTCAGCTGCAG GAACTGGAACAAGAATATGGAGAACCCTTCTTAGTTGCCCTGGAAAAGTTATTATTTGAATACCTGTGCCAATTGGAGAAGACACTACCTGTGTTACAGTTGCAAgag CTTAAGGAAGTATTAAGAGGAATGCAATCTGAAACCTTGGTCCCCCTTCCCCTTGCCCTGACTCAGTATTGCATGGACATGGGGTGGCTACTTCAAG agTCCCCTCTTTTTACTTCAGTGAGGGGGACAGAACCCCAAGAGCAGAGTTCTCTACCTTCTCCCCAGCTGGATCCTGTTCCCACAACCAAACCCAGCACTCCCTTTCcccaggggcaggatttgaggAAACCCCCAGAGGCCCTTACTGGTCGGGACTTCAACCTGGCCCCTTTAGGCCGCCGGCAAATCCAGGCAAATTGTGCATCTGCCAGGGGAGGTCATAAGAACCGGCCCACTGTCATGCTCTTCCCATTCCGAAGTATGTGCCTACCAGTCAAGGATGTAATTATGCATGGGAACAATAAAGAACATGGGCAGCCCATGGCAGATCCAGCAGGCACCATGGCCACAAGGTCAGTCCTTCATGGAAAGCACAGAAATTCAGCTCGTTCCCTCCGAGGGAGGGCTCAGGAGCAGGGGAACTGGAAGTCCGATGAGCCCTCCTCAGACCAAAAGGA GAACTGCCTGGATTACTCCCTGGAGCCCTTGAGGCTGCCATTACCTGCTGTTGGGGCCAGGGAGCCAG TGTGTTCCCCATCTCTGTGCAGCCCTGTGGTTACCATAGGGGACTTGGTTCTGGACTCTGATGATGAAGGGAATGGccagaggggagggaag cCAGTGATTAAATTTTGA
- the TINF2 gene encoding TERF1-interacting nuclear factor 2 isoform X6 — MSVPSEAGVASLRLAAAAAWWVVRRRVSAHYPRVLQLLGALKAAAPGLVRRRHHARLCLGLRAKVVVEMILEGQPWSLVLDALNHHFPESGPAECGSEAQTMRDLKIVEAHEAFYQRVKQLAEHPEDFAIQLQELEQEYGEPFLVALEKLLFEYLCQLEKTLPVLQLQELKEVLRGMQSETLVPLPLALTQYCMDMGWLLQESPLFTSVRGTEPQEQSSLPSPQLDPVPTTKPSTPFPQGQDLRKPPEALTGRDFNLAPLGRRQIQANCASARGGHKNRPTVMLFPFRSMCLPVKDVIMHGNNKEHGQPMADPAGTMATRSVLHGKHRNSARSLRGRAQEQGNWKSDEPSSDQKENCLDYSLEPLRLPLPAVGAREPEVS, encoded by the exons ATGTCCGTCCCCTCGGAAGCCGGCGTTGCTTCACTGCGATTGGCTGCGGCCGCTGCCTGGTGGGTGGTGCGGAGGCGCGTTTCGGCTCACTACCCCCGAGTGCTGCAGCTGCTGGGAGCCCTGAAGGCCGCTGCGCCGGGTCTGGTACGCCGCCGGCACCATGCGCGGCTCTGCTTGGGGCTGCGGGCCAAG GTGGTTGTGGAGATGATCTTGGAGGGCCAGCCCTGGTCCCTGGTCCTGGATGCCTTAAACCATCATTTCCCAGAGTCTGGCCCAGCCGAGTGTGGCTCCGAGGCG CAGACTATGCGGGATCTGAAGATTGTGGAAGCACATGAGGCCTTTTACCAACGAGTGAAACAGCTGGCAGAGCATCCTGAAGACTTTGCCATTCAGCTGCAG GAACTGGAACAAGAATATGGAGAACCCTTCTTAGTTGCCCTGGAAAAGTTATTATTTGAATACCTGTGCCAATTGGAGAAGACACTACCTGTGTTACAGTTGCAAgag CTTAAGGAAGTATTAAGAGGAATGCAATCTGAAACCTTGGTCCCCCTTCCCCTTGCCCTGACTCAGTATTGCATGGACATGGGGTGGCTACTTCAAG agTCCCCTCTTTTTACTTCAGTGAGGGGGACAGAACCCCAAGAGCAGAGTTCTCTACCTTCTCCCCAGCTGGATCCTGTTCCCACAACCAAACCCAGCACTCCCTTTCcccaggggcaggatttgaggAAACCCCCAGAGGCCCTTACTGGTCGGGACTTCAACCTGGCCCCTTTAGGCCGCCGGCAAATCCAGGCAAATTGTGCATCTGCCAGGGGAGGTCATAAGAACCGGCCCACTGTCATGCTCTTCCCATTCCGAAGTATGTGCCTACCAGTCAAGGATGTAATTATGCATGGGAACAATAAAGAACATGGGCAGCCCATGGCAGATCCAGCAGGCACCATGGCCACAAGGTCAGTCCTTCATGGAAAGCACAGAAATTCAGCTCGTTCCCTCCGAGGGAGGGCTCAGGAGCAGGGGAACTGGAAGTCCGATGAGCCCTCCTCAGACCAAAAGGA GAACTGCCTGGATTACTCCCTGGAGCCCTTGAGGCTGCCATTACCTGCTGTTGGGGCCAGGGAGCCAG AAGTTTCTTGA
- the CHMP4A gene encoding charged multivesicular body protein 4a codes for MSGLGRLFGRGKKEKDPSPEEAIQKLRETEKILIKKQEFLEQKIQQELQTAKKHGTKNKRAALQALRRKKRLEQQLAQTDGTLSTLEFQREAIENATTNAEVLRTMGLAARAMSKAHQDMDIDKVDELMADITEQQDIAQQISDAISRPVGFGDDVDEDELLEELEELEQEKLNEELLNMGEDEEIAPATLPDIPSTHLPNSPVSKADEEKELKQLVDWVS; via the exons ATGAGCGGCCTGGGGAGGCTCTTTGGCAGGG ggaagaaggagaaggaccCAAGCCCTGAAGAGGCAATTCAGAAGTTGCGGGAGACAGAAAAGATACTGATCAAGAAGCAGGAGTTTCTAGAGCAGAAGATCCAGCAGGAACTTCAGACGGCCAAGAAGCATGGGACCAAGAATAAGAGAG CTGCACTGCAGGCACTGCGCAGAAAGAAGAGGCTGGAACAACAGCTGGCACAGACGGATGGGACTCTATCTACCCTGGAATTCCAGCGTGAAGCCATTGAGAATGCCACCACCAATGCTGAAGTGCTTCGAACCATGGGGCTGGCTGCCCGTGCCATGAGCAAGGCCCACCAGGACAT GGACATCGACAAGGTGGATGAGCTGATGGCTGACATCACAGAGCAGCAGGACATAGCCCAGCAAATCTCTGATGCCATTTCTCGCCCTGTGGGCTTTGGGGATGACGTGGATGAG GATGAGCTGCTGGAGGAACTAGAAGAATTGGAGCAGGAGAAATTGAACGAAGAGTTACTGAATATGGGAGAGGATGAAGAAATAGCACCAGCCACACTGCCTGATATCCCCTCTACTCATTTACCCAACAGCCCAG tttccaagGCTGATGAGGAAAAGGAACTGAAGCAATTAGTTGATTGGGTATCCTGA
- the TINF2 gene encoding TERF1-interacting nuclear factor 2 isoform X4 produces MSVPSEAGVASLRLAAAAAWWVVRRRVSAHYPRVLQLLGALKAAAPGLVRRRHHARLCLGLRAKVVVEMILEGQPWSLVLDALNHHFPESGPAECGSEAQTMRDLKIVEAHEAFYQRVKQLAEHPEDFAIQLQELEQEYGEPFLVALEKLLFEYLCQLEKTLPVLQLQELKEVLRGMQSETLVPLPLALTQYCMDMGWLLQESPLFTSVRGTEPQEQSSLPSPQLDPVPTTKPSTPFPQGQDLRKPPEALTGRDFNLAPLGRRQIQANCASARGGHKNRPTVMLFPFRSMCLPVKDVIMHGNNKEHGQPMADPAGTMATRSVLHGKHRNSARSLRGRAQEQGNWKSDEPSSDQKENCLDYSLEPLRLPLPAVGAREPVCSPSLCSPVVTIGDLVLDSDDEGNGQRGGKPVIKF; encoded by the exons ATGTCCGTCCCCTCGGAAGCCGGCGTTGCTTCACTGCGATTGGCTGCGGCCGCTGCCTGGTGGGTGGTGCGGAGGCGCGTTTCGGCTCACTACCCCCGAGTGCTGCAGCTGCTGGGAGCCCTGAAGGCCGCTGCGCCGGGTCTGGTACGCCGCCGGCACCATGCGCGGCTCTGCTTGGGGCTGCGGGCCAAG GTGGTTGTGGAGATGATCTTGGAGGGCCAGCCCTGGTCCCTGGTCCTGGATGCCTTAAACCATCATTTCCCAGAGTCTGGCCCAGCCGAGTGTGGCTCCGAGGCG CAGACTATGCGGGATCTGAAGATTGTGGAAGCACATGAGGCCTTTTACCAACGAGTGAAACAGCTGGCAGAGCATCCTGAAGACTTTGCCATTCAGCTGCAG GAACTGGAACAAGAATATGGAGAACCCTTCTTAGTTGCCCTGGAAAAGTTATTATTTGAATACCTGTGCCAATTGGAGAAGACACTACCTGTGTTACAGTTGCAAgag CTTAAGGAAGTATTAAGAGGAATGCAATCTGAAACCTTGGTCCCCCTTCCCCTTGCCCTGACTCAGTATTGCATGGACATGGGGTGGCTACTTCAAG agTCCCCTCTTTTTACTTCAGTGAGGGGGACAGAACCCCAAGAGCAGAGTTCTCTACCTTCTCCCCAGCTGGATCCTGTTCCCACAACCAAACCCAGCACTCCCTTTCcccaggggcaggatttgaggAAACCCCCAGAGGCCCTTACTGGTCGGGACTTCAACCTGGCCCCTTTAGGCCGCCGGCAAATCCAGGCAAATTGTGCATCTGCCAGGGGAGGTCATAAGAACCGGCCCACTGTCATGCTCTTCCCATTCCGAAGTATGTGCCTACCAGTCAAGGATGTAATTATGCATGGGAACAATAAAGAACATGGGCAGCCCATGGCAGATCCAGCAGGCACCATGGCCACAAGGTCAGTCCTTCATGGAAAGCACAGAAATTCAGCTCGTTCCCTCCGAGGGAGGGCTCAGGAGCAGGGGAACTGGAAGTCCGATGAGCCCTCCTCAGACCAAAAGGA GAACTGCCTGGATTACTCCCTGGAGCCCTTGAGGCTGCCATTACCTGCTGTTGGGGCCAGGGAGCCAG TGTGTTCCCCATCTCTGTGCAGCCCTGTGGTTACCATAGGGGACTTGGTTCTGGACTCTGATGATGAAGGGAATGGccagaggggagggaag cCAGTGATTAAATTTTGA